The proteins below come from a single uncultured Carboxylicivirga sp. genomic window:
- a CDS encoding TonB-dependent receptor: MKKRVLFLIIGLCMGIATYAQVSVSGKITDTQGAPIPGATVAEKGTTNGIITDFDGNYSLNVTSKESVLSFSFIGMKTQEVIVGDQTTINLVLQEELTDLDEVVVVGYGVQKKALVTGANLNVSGEDIQKLNTVSPLQAMQSQSPGLNITQSSGMPGEGFKVNIRGLGTIGDSNPLYVIDGVVGGDINSLSPSDIQSIDVLKDAASAAIYGARAANGVILVTTKQGKAGKMQVSYDGYYGVQNVYKMPSLLNAKEYMAMMDETRFNDGKDPYDWATLIPEIYEDVQNGWEGTNWLEEMRVKNAPTQSHALNITGGSDRSTYSIGFSYTSQEGIFGKPVQPSFERYTTRLNSTHILYQKDDLDIVKFGQTLNYSYNTKQGIQIGNIYGNDIHSALVACPLMPVYNENGEYWNGADNNASGITDFNPYLANPIALMQYRSNNLSRNHNLQASAYVEFQPIKNLIYKSSFGYKTYSSSYRSYKPTFELASSGDGYNPTADVTTQSMSIGQQWQWQNTLSYSFQTGKHKIDALVGQSMEKFGLGESMNVSNSQNVFTDFDHAWLGNTTGTTDGVTIIDGKPDNQGALSSVFARVNYNFDETYMFSAIIRADGSSNFAKGNRWGYFPSLSAGWIVSNESFMEGTSSWMDFFKLRASWGQNGNANVEMFQYIATVGFPETAKYSFANSKNYQSQGAYQNILPNQDISWETSEQLDLGFDARFINSRLGVAFDWYKKTTKDWLVKAPVLGTYGTGAPYINGGDIENKGVEIALNWNDRINDFSYNIGVNTTFLKNEVTRIDNAEGIIHGEPNVLSQGTTEMYRAQVGYPVGYFWGFKTEGIYQNQSEIDARRSQNLGVLDGAQPGDVIFSDTNKDGVINEDDKTQIGSYLPDMTLGINIGLNYKGFDLGIAANGNFGQQIAKSYRSFADSETQNYTTDIFGRWYGEGTSNSFPRLTPGANTNFQYISDIYIEDADYLKITNVTLGYDLKKTFKKMPLQQVRVYVSAQNLYTFTNYSGMDPEVGYGYSGGDGDANQSNWSGGIDLGFYPAPRTYLVGLNLKF, translated from the coding sequence ATGAAAAAAAGAGTATTATTTCTAATTATTGGCCTGTGTATGGGTATAGCTACCTATGCTCAGGTTAGTGTTTCCGGTAAAATTACGGATACACAAGGAGCTCCTATACCTGGAGCAACAGTAGCTGAAAAAGGTACTACTAATGGAATAATTACCGACTTTGACGGTAATTACTCGCTCAACGTAACCAGTAAAGAATCGGTATTATCCTTTTCTTTTATTGGAATGAAAACACAAGAAGTGATAGTTGGAGATCAAACAACAATTAACCTTGTGCTACAGGAAGAACTAACCGATTTGGATGAAGTTGTTGTAGTTGGTTACGGGGTTCAGAAAAAAGCTCTTGTAACAGGAGCAAACTTAAATGTATCAGGAGAGGATATCCAAAAACTGAATACAGTAAGTCCACTGCAAGCGATGCAGAGTCAGAGCCCTGGTTTGAACATAACACAAAGTTCAGGGATGCCAGGAGAAGGATTCAAAGTAAACATTCGTGGATTAGGTACAATTGGTGACTCAAATCCATTATACGTAATTGACGGTGTTGTGGGAGGAGATATTAATTCTTTAAGTCCTTCTGATATTCAATCCATTGATGTATTAAAAGATGCAGCCTCAGCAGCTATCTATGGTGCTCGTGCAGCAAACGGTGTTATATTAGTAACAACCAAACAAGGCAAAGCGGGTAAAATGCAGGTTAGTTATGATGGCTATTATGGAGTTCAGAATGTATATAAAATGCCATCATTACTTAATGCCAAAGAGTACATGGCAATGATGGATGAAACGCGTTTTAACGATGGTAAAGATCCTTACGATTGGGCAACATTAATACCCGAAATATATGAGGATGTCCAAAATGGATGGGAAGGAACTAATTGGCTGGAAGAAATGAGAGTGAAGAATGCTCCTACACAAAGTCATGCATTAAACATCACTGGAGGAAGTGATCGTTCAACATATTCAATTGGTTTTTCATACACTTCTCAAGAGGGGATCTTCGGAAAACCTGTTCAACCAAGTTTTGAAAGATATACAACTCGTTTAAACTCAACTCATATTTTATATCAAAAAGATGATTTAGACATTGTTAAGTTTGGCCAAACGTTAAATTATAGCTACAACACAAAACAAGGTATCCAAATTGGAAATATATACGGTAACGACATACACTCAGCATTAGTTGCTTGTCCATTAATGCCTGTGTATAATGAGAACGGAGAATACTGGAATGGTGCTGACAATAATGCATCCGGAATAACCGACTTCAATCCATATTTGGCAAACCCTATTGCATTAATGCAATACAGAAGTAACAACCTATCAAGAAACCACAACTTACAAGCAAGTGCTTATGTTGAATTTCAACCAATTAAAAATTTAATCTATAAAAGTTCATTTGGGTACAAAACATATTCAAGTAGTTACAGGAGTTATAAGCCAACATTCGAATTAGCATCATCGGGAGACGGTTACAACCCAACAGCTGATGTTACTACGCAAAGCATGAGTATTGGTCAGCAATGGCAATGGCAAAATACGTTAAGTTACTCATTCCAAACTGGGAAACATAAAATTGATGCATTAGTTGGACAATCAATGGAAAAATTTGGCTTGGGTGAATCAATGAATGTATCAAACTCACAGAATGTATTTACTGACTTTGACCATGCATGGTTAGGCAACACTACAGGAACTACAGATGGCGTAACTATTATTGATGGTAAACCAGATAACCAAGGAGCTTTAAGTTCTGTATTTGCACGTGTAAACTACAACTTTGATGAAACATATATGTTTTCTGCAATCATTCGTGCTGATGGTTCTTCAAATTTTGCAAAAGGTAACAGATGGGGTTACTTTCCATCACTTTCTGCTGGATGGATTGTATCCAATGAATCTTTTATGGAAGGGACTAGTAGCTGGATGGACTTTTTCAAGCTACGTGCCAGTTGGGGACAAAATGGTAATGCTAATGTGGAAATGTTTCAATACATAGCAACCGTAGGCTTCCCTGAAACTGCAAAATACTCTTTTGCTAACTCAAAAAACTATCAATCGCAAGGCGCATACCAAAATATTCTTCCTAATCAAGATATCTCGTGGGAAACTTCGGAACAATTAGACTTAGGTTTCGATGCCCGATTTATTAATTCAAGATTAGGCGTTGCTTTTGACTGGTACAAAAAAACAACTAAAGATTGGTTAGTAAAAGCACCTGTTCTTGGAACCTATGGAACTGGAGCTCCTTACATTAATGGTGGAGACATTGAAAACAAAGGTGTAGAAATTGCACTTAATTGGAATGATAGAATTAATGACTTTAGCTACAATATTGGAGTAAATACAACATTCCTTAAAAATGAAGTAACACGAATTGACAATGCAGAAGGCATTATACATGGTGAACCAAATGTATTAAGTCAAGGTACAACTGAAATGTATCGTGCACAAGTTGGTTATCCGGTTGGTTACTTCTGGGGATTTAAGACTGAAGGAATCTATCAAAATCAAAGTGAAATCGATGCTCGTAGAAGTCAAAACTTAGGTGTTTTAGATGGTGCACAACCAGGTGATGTAATATTCTCGGACACTAACAAAGATGGCGTAATTAACGAAGATGATAAAACTCAAATCGGTAGTTATTTACCTGACATGACTTTGGGTATTAATATTGGGTTAAACTATAAAGGGTTTGACTTGGGTATTGCAGCAAATGGTAACTTTGGACAACAGATTGCTAAATCATATCGCTCATTCGCCGATAGTGAAACTCAAAACTATACAACTGATATTTTTGGACGTTGGTATGGAGAAGGAACATCAAATAGTTTTCCTAGATTAACTCCAGGTGCCAACACCAATTTTCAATATATTTCAGACATTTACATTGAAGATGCAGATTACTTGAAAATTACGAATGTTACATTAGGTTACGACCTAAAGAAAACCTTCAAAAAAATGCCTCTACAACAAGTTAGAGTATACGTTTCTGCCCAAAACCTTTACACATTTACTAACTATTCGGGAATGGACCCTGAAGTTGGTTACGGTTATAGTGGTGGAGATGGAGATGCTAATCAAAGCAATTGGTCCGGAGGTATTGATCTTGGCTTTTATCCTGCTCCAAGAACATATTTAGTTGGACTTAACCTTAAATTTTAA
- a CDS encoding glycoside hydrolase family 43 protein: MALKNKLLLAVIAVLGFANVNAQTEMDSIYHFTSNGNPVFTHKYTADPAALVLGDTLWLFTGHDFQGGQKGYNLKDWCVFSTTDLKHWTEYPTPLKAKDFSWDDRGQAYAAHTVEKDGKYYWYISTNVSGIGVAVADRPEGPYKDVLGTQLVKREDCFASTHSWTCIDPAVFIDDDGQAWLFWGNGVCYYAKLKDNMIELDGPVKKIDFEGLKFTEAPWVHKYNGKYYLSYATGFPEKIAYAMADNIEGPYEYKGILNEIAGNSNTNHQSIVEFKGEWYFIYHNGGIQTDGSSYSRSVCIDKLHYNADGTIQRIIMTTEGVEPVK, translated from the coding sequence ATGGCATTAAAGAATAAACTTCTTTTAGCAGTTATAGCAGTATTGGGATTTGCCAATGTCAATGCGCAAACAGAAATGGACAGTATCTATCATTTTACTTCTAATGGTAACCCCGTTTTTACACACAAATATACTGCCGATCCGGCAGCGTTGGTACTAGGCGATACTTTATGGCTTTTTACCGGGCATGATTTTCAAGGGGGACAAAAGGGATATAACTTAAAAGATTGGTGCGTGTTTTCAACCACAGATTTAAAACATTGGACAGAGTACCCAACCCCTTTAAAAGCTAAGGATTTTTCGTGGGATGATCGAGGACAAGCATATGCTGCACACACGGTTGAAAAAGATGGAAAGTACTATTGGTATATTAGTACTAATGTATCGGGTATTGGAGTGGCTGTTGCCGATCGTCCTGAAGGACCATACAAAGATGTGTTAGGAACTCAATTGGTAAAGCGTGAAGATTGTTTTGCATCAACTCACTCATGGACCTGTATCGATCCGGCAGTTTTTATTGATGATGATGGTCAAGCTTGGTTGTTTTGGGGTAACGGAGTTTGTTACTATGCAAAACTAAAGGATAACATGATTGAATTAGATGGGCCTGTTAAGAAAATTGATTTTGAAGGATTGAAATTTACAGAAGCTCCATGGGTTCATAAGTATAATGGTAAGTATTACCTGAGCTATGCAACTGGTTTTCCTGAAAAAATTGCCTATGCAATGGCTGATAATATTGAAGGTCCGTATGAATACAAAGGTATTTTAAACGAGATTGCGGGAAATAGTAATACCAATCATCAATCGATTGTAGAGTTTAAGGGTGAGTGGTATTTTATTTACCACAATGGAGGTATACAAACCGATGGAAGTAGCTATAGTCGATCAGTTTGTATTGATAAGTTACATTACAATGCTGATGGAACAATTCAGCGAATTATTATGACTACAGAAGGTGTTGAACCAGTTAAGTAA
- a CDS encoding glycoside hydrolase family 2 TIM barrel-domain containing protein, translated as MKKGLMLIALTSLTLSAFAQKDIWQNPKVNQVNRQPMHTTYFAYESVDAATEGVKELSSNFMSLNGIWKFNWVKDAWSRPTDYYKTTFDDKSWGTIPVPGNWELNGYGDPIYVNMGYPWRNQAELNPPIVPEENNHVGTYRKEIEFPKNWAGKTVIAHFGSVTSNISLYVNGKYVGYSEDSKLEAEFDLTKYLKPGKNLIAFQVFRWCDGSYLEDQDFWRFSGVGRDCYLYAREKTHIKDIHVTPDLVNNYTDGKLDVSLDLSASTVVDVVLTDTKGTVVAQKSVSGSGKKSVSIEVEKPNKWSAETPYLYTLTVSLIKGSAVKEVIPLKVGFRKVEMKNSQLMVNGQPILIKGVNRHELDPDGGYVVSKERMIQDIQLMKKFNVNAVRTCHYPDDALWYSLCDEYGIYVVAEANVESHGMGYGERTLAKNPSYAKAHLERNQRNVFRNYNHPSVIIWSLGNEAGFGPNFEACYTWIKGYDHSRPVQYEQGHGNEFTDIYCPMYLDYKRSEEYSQKDEVKPLIQCEYAHAMGNSMGGFKEYWDLIRKYPLYQGGFIWDFVDQSIRWKNKDGEEIYAYGGDFNAYDASDNNFLDNGLVSPDRIPNPHFYEVGYFYQSIWTKDVDIKNGKVEVSNEYFFRDLSNFYLQWDLVSEGKVVSTGYVNQLDVAPQSSATIDLGLEIPECLKNSKELLVNISYKLKQAEQLLSAGYTLAKEQLTVKPWETNSVVITNKKENNQKVSLPEKVDNDYNYFIVKGADFRIDFNRHSGFLTRYEVNNTSLLEEGMELKPNFWRAPTDNDFGAQLQLKYRAWHHPKMNLTSFDSSMEDGLVKIVAEYDMPDVKARLTIEYWVNNEGAIKVSQKLTADKDAEVSGMFRFGMTMRVPAEFETIQYYGRGPVENYADRKYSEFVGLYNQSVCEQAYPYIRPQETGTKSDIRYWKQLNKAGLGVEFTAEGLFSASALNYTVDALDDGKDKDQRHMPEVEKADFVNICIDKLQLGLGCVNSWRALPLEQYQIPYQDYEFTFMITPIRK; from the coding sequence ATGAAAAAAGGATTAATGCTGATTGCATTAACCAGCTTGACTTTGTCGGCCTTTGCGCAAAAGGATATCTGGCAAAATCCCAAAGTCAATCAGGTTAATCGTCAACCGATGCATACGACTTATTTTGCGTATGAATCAGTTGATGCAGCAACGGAAGGCGTAAAGGAATTGTCATCGAATTTCATGAGTCTAAATGGAATTTGGAAATTTAATTGGGTAAAAGATGCTTGGTCCAGACCAACTGATTATTACAAAACAACATTTGATGATAAGAGTTGGGGGACGATACCGGTTCCCGGAAACTGGGAATTGAATGGTTATGGCGATCCAATTTATGTCAATATGGGTTATCCATGGCGTAATCAGGCTGAATTGAATCCTCCAATTGTTCCGGAAGAGAACAATCATGTAGGTACGTATCGTAAAGAAATCGAATTTCCAAAGAATTGGGCTGGTAAGACAGTGATTGCTCACTTTGGATCAGTTACTTCAAATATTTCGTTGTATGTAAACGGTAAATATGTGGGATATAGCGAAGACAGTAAGTTAGAGGCTGAGTTTGATTTGACAAAATATCTTAAGCCGGGTAAAAACCTGATTGCTTTTCAGGTTTTTCGCTGGTGTGATGGTAGCTATTTAGAAGATCAGGATTTTTGGCGCTTCTCAGGAGTTGGACGAGATTGCTATTTATATGCACGCGAAAAAACACACATTAAAGATATTCATGTTACTCCTGATTTGGTTAACAATTATACTGATGGGAAACTGGATGTATCCTTGGATCTATCAGCAAGTACTGTTGTTGATGTTGTTTTGACAGATACAAAAGGTACAGTGGTTGCTCAAAAATCAGTTAGTGGTTCGGGTAAGAAATCGGTTAGCATTGAGGTAGAAAAACCAAATAAGTGGTCGGCCGAAACACCATATCTATATACTTTAACAGTATCGTTAATAAAAGGAAGTGCAGTTAAAGAAGTAATTCCTTTAAAAGTTGGGTTCCGCAAAGTTGAGATGAAAAATTCTCAATTAATGGTAAATGGTCAACCAATATTAATAAAAGGGGTAAATCGTCACGAGTTGGATCCTGATGGAGGTTATGTGGTTTCGAAAGAACGTATGATTCAGGATATTCAGTTGATGAAGAAGTTCAATGTAAATGCAGTTCGTACTTGTCATTATCCTGATGATGCATTGTGGTATAGCTTGTGCGATGAGTATGGTATTTATGTTGTTGCCGAAGCTAATGTTGAATCGCATGGTATGGGTTATGGCGAAAGAACATTGGCTAAGAATCCATCATACGCCAAAGCTCATTTGGAGCGTAACCAACGAAATGTATTTCGTAACTATAATCATCCATCAGTAATTATTTGGTCGTTGGGTAACGAAGCTGGTTTTGGTCCAAACTTCGAGGCTTGTTATACCTGGATTAAAGGCTATGATCACTCGCGCCCGGTGCAGTATGAGCAAGGACATGGTAATGAGTTTACCGATATTTATTGTCCGATGTATCTGGACTATAAAAGAAGCGAGGAGTATAGCCAAAAAGACGAGGTAAAACCATTGATTCAGTGTGAGTATGCTCATGCTATGGGGAATTCAATGGGTGGATTTAAAGAATATTGGGATTTGATTCGCAAATATCCATTATACCAAGGTGGTTTTATCTGGGATTTTGTTGATCAGTCTATTCGTTGGAAAAATAAGGACGGAGAGGAAATCTATGCTTATGGTGGCGATTTCAATGCATATGATGCAAGTGATAATAATTTCCTTGATAATGGATTGGTAAGTCCCGATCGTATTCCAAATCCACACTTTTATGAGGTGGGTTATTTCTATCAATCCATCTGGACTAAAGATGTTGATATCAAAAATGGAAAAGTTGAAGTAAGTAATGAATATTTCTTCCGCGATTTATCAAATTTCTACCTACAATGGGATTTGGTATCGGAAGGTAAAGTTGTTTCAACCGGATATGTTAATCAATTGGATGTTGCACCTCAATCAAGTGCTACCATCGATTTGGGTCTCGAAATTCCTGAATGTTTGAAAAACTCAAAAGAGTTATTGGTTAATATATCATACAAATTAAAACAAGCTGAGCAGTTATTGTCAGCTGGTTATACTTTGGCTAAAGAACAGCTAACTGTGAAACCTTGGGAGACTAATTCGGTAGTAATTACCAATAAGAAAGAGAATAATCAAAAAGTGAGTCTTCCTGAAAAAGTTGACAACGATTATAATTACTTCATCGTTAAAGGAGCTGATTTTCGAATTGACTTTAATCGTCACTCTGGATTTTTGACTCGTTACGAAGTTAATAATACATCCTTGCTAGAAGAAGGAATGGAACTTAAGCCTAACTTCTGGCGTGCACCAACCGACAACGATTTTGGCGCACAACTGCAACTAAAATACCGAGCTTGGCATCATCCGAAAATGAACCTTACATCGTTTGATAGTTCAATGGAAGATGGATTAGTAAAAATAGTTGCAGAGTATGATATGCCTGATGTAAAAGCTCGATTAACTATAGAGTATTGGGTGAATAATGAGGGTGCAATTAAGGTATCGCAAAAGTTAACTGCCGATAAAGATGCTGAAGTCTCGGGTATGTTCCGTTTTGGAATGACAATGCGAGTGCCAGCCGAGTTTGAGACCATCCAATATTATGGACGTGGTCCGGTTGAAAACTATGCCGATCGTAAATATTCTGAGTTTGTTGGCTTGTATAATCAATCGGTATGTGAGCAAGCTTATCCTTATATCCGTCCTCAAGAAACCGGAACCAAGAGTGATATTCGCTATTGGAAGCAGTTGAATAAAGCAGGGTTGGGTGTTGAGTTTACAGCTGAAGGTTTGTTTTCAGCATCGGCATTAAATTATACAGTTGATGCTTTAGATGATGGAAAAGATAAGGACCAACGTCATATGCCTGAAGTTGAAAAGGCTGACTTTGTCAACATCTGTATTGATAAATTACAACTTGGTTTAGGTTGTGTAAATAGTTGGAGAGCTTTACCTCTTGAACAATATCAAATACCTTATCAGGATTATGAATTTACATTTATGATTACACCAATTAGAAAATAA
- a CDS encoding DUF6057 family protein yields the protein MKKISLNSLSSIAFGLLIYLFFSLLYPFHLHYQEQYQLFLLTGDYFLSYSQLPGGFSNYLGAFITQLYFYPSLGAIFTALLLVTLQQLIWQIAKRIKANSTYFPFSFIPSILYWALLCDENYLPGGLIALALLMSFIYISTILKNEKQRLILNILFIPVLYWLIGGATVFFVLFSILTFTFQSQKRTNQSLLSIVIQVILIIGLPYLAKATLVQYPILKMWIGVDYYSFPNSLPFYTGGLLFFSSILPFILKVLPDNLSNKQWILGIQYLALIAIAVVTIKSSSDFEKEEVMAYDFYTRMRQWDKVISMADKKAPSSPLSVSCLNLALAKKGVLAENMFKYYQNGTGGLLPDFKKDFTIPMVTGEIYYQLGFINTAQRYTFEAMEALPLYQKSARSIKRLAETNLINGNTNLAFKYLKLLQQTMFYSKWASAMIKALDNPTIIKNHPEYGYLMAHKMQNDFFFSEGEKDMMLGQLFTSHDKSKMVYEYLMAYCLLKKDLNHFMQYLSLGQTVGYKHMPESFQEAFIYSWKMTSQKEPKPLPSFISKNTVNRANTFLSMMNLPNAQEALKKDYEGTYWYYLQFRN from the coding sequence ATGAAAAAAATCTCCTTAAATAGTCTTTCATCTATTGCATTCGGATTGCTAATATATCTATTCTTTTCACTCTTATATCCGTTTCACTTACATTATCAGGAGCAATATCAGTTGTTCCTACTTACGGGAGACTACTTTCTCTCCTATTCTCAATTACCGGGCGGATTCAGTAATTATTTAGGTGCATTTATCACACAGCTGTACTTTTACCCATCATTAGGTGCTATTTTCACTGCCTTACTGTTAGTTACATTACAACAATTAATATGGCAAATTGCAAAAAGGATAAAAGCTAATTCTACCTATTTTCCATTTTCATTTATTCCCTCCATTTTATATTGGGCTCTTTTATGCGATGAGAATTATCTTCCTGGAGGACTGATTGCATTAGCTTTACTAATGTCTTTTATTTATATCAGCACAATACTTAAGAATGAAAAACAGAGATTGATTCTAAACATTTTATTTATACCTGTTTTGTATTGGTTGATTGGTGGAGCAACTGTTTTCTTTGTTTTGTTTTCAATTTTAACATTTACTTTTCAATCTCAGAAAAGAACAAACCAAAGCCTTCTATCTATAGTAATCCAAGTTATACTTATCATTGGCCTTCCCTATCTCGCAAAAGCTACTTTAGTACAATATCCCATTCTAAAAATGTGGATAGGAGTTGATTATTATAGTTTTCCTAACTCCCTTCCTTTTTATACAGGTGGTCTTCTATTCTTTAGCTCTATCCTGCCTTTTATCTTAAAAGTATTACCAGATAACCTTTCTAACAAACAATGGATTTTAGGTATTCAATACCTAGCCCTTATAGCAATAGCTGTTGTAACGATTAAATCATCTTCTGATTTTGAAAAAGAGGAAGTGATGGCTTACGACTTTTATACACGCATGCGCCAATGGGACAAAGTGATTTCAATGGCTGATAAAAAAGCTCCATCAAGTCCGTTATCCGTTTCGTGTTTAAATTTGGCATTGGCAAAAAAAGGAGTGTTGGCCGAAAACATGTTTAAGTATTACCAAAATGGAACAGGTGGATTATTACCCGATTTCAAAAAAGATTTTACTATACCTATGGTTACAGGTGAAATCTATTATCAATTGGGATTTATAAATACAGCCCAACGTTATACGTTTGAAGCGATGGAAGCTTTACCCCTTTATCAAAAGAGTGCCCGTAGTATAAAACGATTGGCAGAAACCAACCTCATCAACGGGAATACTAATTTAGCGTTCAAGTATCTTAAATTATTACAACAAACCATGTTCTACAGCAAATGGGCATCTGCAATGATTAAAGCATTAGATAATCCTACTATCATAAAAAATCATCCTGAATATGGTTATTTAATGGCCCATAAAATGCAGAATGATTTTTTCTTTAGTGAGGGTGAAAAAGATATGATGCTTGGTCAACTTTTCACCTCACATGATAAAAGTAAAATGGTTTACGAATATTTAATGGCTTATTGCCTACTAAAAAAAGACCTGAATCATTTTATGCAATATTTATCACTTGGTCAAACTGTTGGTTACAAGCATATGCCAGAAAGTTTTCAGGAAGCGTTTATTTATAGTTGGAAGATGACCTCACAAAAAGAACCGAAACCCTTACCTTCATTTATTTCAAAAAATACAGTTAATAGAGCCAATACATTTCTTTCGATGATGAATTTACCTAATGCTCAAGAGGCTTTGAAAAAAGATTACGAAGGAACTTACTGGTATTATTTGCAATTCAGAAACTAA
- a CDS encoding RagB/SusD family nutrient uptake outer membrane protein → MKQLIYFAAIALVFFTSCEDFLDTENLTEKNTTNFPANEGDVEQAVIGIYNTLNTAVANPQCTYFYAAELASDDRFGGGGTDDKLMQAWDKIMNFNTDASRPFWLERYKGIFRANSILLSIERMGLEGDNINKMKGEAYFLRAFFYHELAEMYGEVPMPLNSDEAENLPKSSAPELYAQIASDLLQAIDLLPSVPYNEVEAGHVTKWAAEALLARVFLFYTGYYDQSSITLTDGTSLTKDQVVTDLEDCIDNSGHDLVGDFRNLWAYTNPYSIDDFAKVAGKNGVDGNPLGWVGDGNKESVFAIKFSNFASWSTTIGYSNQYLLHFGVRGGQPYGNTFPLGQGWGAGPVSPQLWNDWRNDEPNDLRRESSIMPVADLDNYAFGQWTMMEETDYWQMKCVHISAKKGVDAEGNTTYYSSFSVPMFEATDNFQLDGVNDLMLIRFADVLLMHSELTQTADGINRVRERAGLDDISYSLDALKKERRYELAFEGRRYADIRRWGDAPDLLEKQLGQKLYESGKETVMKAFGGGYKARYNATGGFFPIPESEIALSNGVLEQAPGYSDASANYTGW, encoded by the coding sequence ATGAAACAATTAATATATTTTGCAGCAATAGCCTTAGTTTTTTTCACTAGTTGCGAAGATTTTCTGGATACTGAAAACCTTACTGAAAAAAACACAACAAATTTCCCGGCTAATGAAGGCGATGTAGAACAAGCTGTAATTGGTATTTACAATACCTTAAACACTGCTGTTGCGAACCCTCAATGTACTTACTTTTATGCAGCAGAATTAGCTTCTGACGATCGCTTTGGTGGTGGTGGAACTGACGATAAACTAATGCAGGCTTGGGATAAAATTATGAATTTTAATACCGATGCTTCCAGACCTTTTTGGTTAGAACGTTACAAAGGTATTTTCAGAGCCAATAGTATTCTTTTATCTATTGAAAGAATGGGCTTAGAAGGTGATAATATTAATAAGATGAAAGGTGAAGCTTACTTTTTAAGAGCATTCTTTTACCATGAACTAGCAGAGATGTATGGAGAAGTTCCAATGCCGTTAAACTCAGATGAGGCAGAGAATTTACCAAAGTCAAGTGCACCTGAATTATATGCTCAAATTGCATCTGACTTATTACAAGCTATTGACTTATTGCCTTCAGTTCCATACAACGAAGTTGAAGCTGGACACGTTACTAAATGGGCTGCTGAAGCTTTACTTGCTAGAGTTTTCTTATTCTATACTGGATATTACGATCAAAGTAGCATTACATTAACGGATGGTACCTCCTTAACTAAAGATCAAGTTGTAACAGATCTTGAAGATTGTATTGATAATAGTGGCCACGATTTAGTTGGTGACTTCCGTAATTTATGGGCATATACAAATCCGTATTCAATTGATGATTTTGCTAAAGTTGCAGGAAAAAATGGCGTGGATGGTAATCCGCTAGGATGGGTAGGTGATGGCAATAAAGAATCAGTATTTGCAATTAAATTTTCAAACTTTGCCTCTTGGAGTACCACAATTGGCTATTCGAATCAATATCTATTACACTTTGGAGTCAGAGGTGGACAGCCATATGGTAATACTTTCCCTCTTGGACAAGGATGGGGTGCAGGACCTGTTAGTCCTCAACTTTGGAATGACTGGAGAAATGACGAACCAAATGACTTAAGACGTGAATCATCAATTATGCCAGTTGCCGATCTTGACAATTATGCTTTTGGCCAATGGACTATGATGGAAGAAACTGATTATTGGCAAATGAAATGTGTTCATATTTCTGCTAAAAAAGGTGTAGATGCAGAAGGTAATACAACATACTATTCTTCATTTTCTGTTCCAATGTTTGAAGCAACTGACAACTTTCAACTTGACGGTGTAAATGACTTAATGTTAATACGTTTTGCTGATGTATTATTAATGCATTCCGAACTAACTCAAACAGCAGATGGAATTAACCGAGTAAGAGAAAGAGCTGGATTAGATGATATCAGTTATTCATTAGACGCTTTGAAAAAAGAACGTAGGTACGAATTAGCTTTTGAAGGTAGAAGATATGCAGATATCAGAAGATGGGGTGATGCACCTGACTTACTTGAAAAACAACTTGGACAAAAACTTTATGAAAGTGGTAAAGAAACCGTAATGAAAGCTTTTGGTGGAGGTTACAAAGCCCGATATAATGCAACAGGCGGATTCTTTCCAATTCCTGAATCTGAAATTGCACTATCAAATGGAGTACTTGAACAAGCTCCGGGTTATAGTGATGCATCAGCAAATTATACTGGTTGGTAA